CCGCTCTGTTGAAGGCGAATGGCCGTCAAATTCCCGGAAAGCTGGACGGCATGGATATTCTGGAGCTGGTGGGGAACAGGGGCGCTCCCGTTCCGCGCACCTTTTTCTGGTGCACGGATTATACGTCCGCTGTGCTGGACGGGGATATGAAGTACCTGCTGGCGCCGGACCGCGCTCCGCAGTTTTACAATGTGGCGGATGATCCCCAGGAGCAGAAGGATTTGTATTTTTCCAGGCATCAGGATGCGGATTCTTTCGCCAAAAAGCTGGGAACATACCTGACGACGACGCCTGCATGCCGTTTCCCTGACAGCATCAGCTGGTCCGCCAAATTGATGAGGGAGCATGACAAGACAGAACCGGACAGGCAGCCTGAATAAGGCCGCACTGGCTTTGTCCCGTATTCCGCCTTGCATACCAGCGTTTGGGAACCAACCACGGCGGGAGAGAAACAGGAACCGCGCACAAGTTTTTTCTGCTGAAAAACGCTTTATTTCAGTCGCTTGGGTTCCGCAATGCGGAGAATGTGCTCCCCGGGAAGAGCCAGGTTGCCTTTATCCCGGGCAATCATTTCAAAGTAGTGTGGATCCTGTGAGATCCAGATGAATTCGTTTTTTGCCTGTTCCATCTGCTCCCTGGATTTTTCCAGATGAGCCTGAAGGAAGGAACGTTCATGCTCCAGGGAGCGCAGATCTTTCCATGGCTTGAAACACACCAGGGAAAGCAACATCGTCAGGCACAGCGCCAGGACAATGGCAAAGAGGCGCAGGGCTCTCTGGACGATCAGGGCACGTTTCTCCCGGCGGATTTCAAGCTCCGCCAAGGTAAAACGGTGGTAGTAGCGGCGTCTCCAGAGCATTCCTTGCAGTCAAACGACACATTTTTGATCATAGAATATGAATTTTGCCACCATAAATTGCGTCATCCCCTAATTCTTCCTCAATTCTAAGCAATTGATTGTACTTAGCCATACGGTCGGAGCGGCTTAGGGAGCCGGTTTTGATTTGCCCCGCGTTCGTCGCTACGGCAATATCCGCAATAGTGGCGTCTTCCGTTTCCCCGGAGCGGTGGGAGATGATGGCGGAGTATTTATTGTCCTTGGCCAGTTCCACCGTATCCAGCGTTTCCGTCAGGGAACCTATCTGGTTGACTTTCACCAGAACGGCGTTCGCCACATGGCGGGAAATGCCCTGATTCAGGAATTCCACATTCGTCACGAACAGGTCGTCCCCTACCAGCTGGGTGTTGCCGCCCATGGCTTTAGTAAGCTGTTCCCAGCCCTGCCAGTCGTTTTCCGCACAGCCGTCCTCAATGGAAATGATGGGGTATTTTTTCTGGAGTTCCTGATAGTAGGCCGTCAGTTCCTCCGCCGTTCTGCCCATGCCGTCCGATTTTTTGAAGACGTACAGGTTCCGGGAGGGATCGTAGAACTCGGAGGAAGCCACGTCCAGGGCAATGAAGATATCCGTGCCCAAGGCATACCCCGCCCGTTTTACGGCCTGTGCAATGCATTCCAGGGCGTCGTCCGCGGATTTCAGGGCCGGGGCGAATCCCCCTTCATCCCCCACGGCAGTAGAAAGGCCGCGGTCATGCAGCACCTCCTTGAGCGCATGGAAAACTTCCGCTCCGTAGCGCAGGGATTCCCGGAAAGTGGGAGCCCCCTTGGGCATGATCATGAATTCCTGAAAGTCGATGGGGGAGTCCGAATGGGCCCCTCCGTTGATGATGTTCATCATGGGAACGGGCAAAACTTTGGCGTTCGGTCCGCCCAGGTATTTGAAAAGGGGAAGGTTGAGCTGAATGGCGGCGGCTTTCGCCACGGCCAGGGAGACGCCCAGGATGGCATTGGCCCCCAGGCGGGATTTATTGGGCGTGCCGTCCAGGTCGATCATGATTTTGTCAATGGCCGGCTGAAGGGTGGCATCGTGCCCTGATATTTCCGGGGCAATGATTTTATTGATGTTTTCCACTGCTTTGAGGACGCCCTTGCCTCCGTAGCGCCTGGCGTCCCCGTCCCGGAGTTCCCAGGCTTCATGCTCTCCGGTGGAGGCTCCGCTGGGGACGGATGCGCGTCCGATAGCTCCGCCGGCCAGGGCTACGTCCACTTCCACGGTGGGATTGCCCCGGGAGTCGATAATTTCACGGCCGCGGACGTCGATGATTTCCATTTCATTCATGATCATAAGATTTTTTCTTGTTCTTTTTAGACAGGGAAACGGGTTTTTCCGTTCCGGAGAAGTCTGTCATGTCCCTGGAAGTTCCGGTTTCAAAAGCAGGACTGGCGCAGAACGGGGGATGAAGCTTGCCGGCGTCTTCAGGACCATGATGCCCCGCAGAGTGAAGGTTTTTTCTTGCCGGGCATCTGTCTGCCCGTTTTTGGGAATCTTGCCCGGAAAGAAACTCAGGGAAATCAGGGAAGACAAGACGTTTGATGAGGAGCATGAAATGCAGAGGGACAGGAGCAGCCGCTTTGGCACGGCGGAAACAGCATCAGGGAAAGACGCGCCGTTTCGTGACGCAGGGAAGGACGGCATGCCGGAAAGGGGCCTTGATTCCGTCCCGTTCCGGGTATGGAATAAAAGTGCTTACTACTAAAACCATGCCTAACATTAACGATAACTTCCTCAAGTTGCAGGCGGGATATTTGTTCCCGGAAATAGGGCGCCGCGTACATGCGTTTGCCGAATCCCATCCGGAGGCGGCCAAAAGGCTGATTCGCTGCGGCATCGGCGATGTGACGGAGCCGCTTCCCATGGCGGCTATTGAAGCCATGCACCTGGCCGTGGATGATTTGTCCACTCATGAACGTTTTCACGGCTACGGTCCGGAGCAGGGGTATTTCTGGCTGAGGGAGGCGATCGCCAAAAAAGCCTATCAGGTTCACGGCGTGCATGTGGAGGTGGACGAGATTTACGTGTCTGACGGAGCCAAATGCGACACGGGAAACATTCTGGATATTTTCGGGCCCGGCAACAAAATCGCCGTGCCGGACCCGGTTTATCCCGTATATGTAGATACCAATGTCATGGCCGGGAATACCGGGAGTTCCAGCCCGGATGGTTCTTATGAAGGGCTGGTGTATCTGCCGTGCACTCCGGAAAATAATTTTGTGCCGCAATTGCCGGATGAGCATGTGGATTTGATTTACCTGTGCTTCCCGAACAATCCCACCGGGGCTGTAGCTTCCCGGAATGAACTGCTGAAATGGGTGGAATACGCCCGGGCTAACCATGCCATTATTCTTTATGATTCCGCTTATGAGGCTTTCATACAGGATTCTTCCATACCCAGATCCATTTTTGAAATTTCCGGCGCGCGGGATTGCGCCATTGAGTTCCGTTCCTTCTCCAAGCAAGGGGGCTTTACAGGGGTGCGCTGCGGCTACGTGGTGATTCCCAGGGAATTGCACGGACATGATTCCGAAGGGAACAAAGTTTCTATCAGCCGGCTCTGGAGCCGCCGCACCAGCACGAAATTCAACGGCGCTTCCTATATTGTCCAGCGGGGCGCCGCGGCTCTGTTCACCATGGAGGGCATGGCCCAGACCGCCGCGCTCATCAGCCATTACCTGGGGAATGCTTCGCTTCTGCTGAATGCCTGCCGCCAGGCGGGCATGCGCGTGTGGGGCGGGGAAAACGCCCCTTATGTATGGGTACAGTGTCCGGACGGTCTGGACAGCTGGCAAATGTTTGACAAGATGCTGCATGAGGCGAATGTGGTTATTACGCCCGGTTCCGGTTTCGGTTCCAGGGGGAAGGTTTCTTCCGCATTTCCGCGTTTAATTCACGGGAAAACGTGGAGGAAGTCTGCCGCCGCATTCATAGCCTGTTTGCCAGATAGAAGGGCGTTTCCGGACAGATTGTCCAGGCCGCGGTGTCCTGCGCCGCGGCCTGTGCATTTCTTCCCGGGTGGATTGATGGCCGCGGCATTGTATTTTCCCGCCGGGAGGGGAACTCCTGTAAAAAGTCCCTTTGCCTTGCTTACGGCTTGGTTCCGGGAAAGCGCGGATGCCGTTTTCAAGTGATGGAATTCCAGTCAAGGGACGCATCCTATGGCATATTCGGCCCTTGCCCCCGTTCATTTGTACGGAGTAGGTTGTTGCTTATGTCCCCGCGGGTGCGCATGAGTTCCTTTTTCCGGCAGGCCGTTTTTCCTGCATGTTGCGCCTGTCTGCTGTCTGCTGCCGGCGCCGTCCGGGGACAGGAAGGGGGCATGGAGCTTCCTTCTGTGGAGCCGCTTTCCTGCGCGCATGCCCCGGATGGGAGGGTAACGGTTCGGGGGGCGGTTATGGGTACGGTATTCACGGTGCGCGCTTATCCCGGGAGCGGCATGGACGCGGAAGAGGCGGAGAAGATTTGCAGGGAGGCTCTGGCCTGTGCCGTCCATTGGGAAAAAGTGATGTCCGCCATGGATGCGGAAAGCGGTCTGGCCCGGCTTAATGCTGCGGAATACGGCATTTCCGTACCTGTTTCTCCGGAATTGGAAAGGGTGCTTCTTCTGGCCCTGGATTATGCCCGGCTGACGAACGGCGCTTTTGATCCCACGCTGGGGCCCTGCATCCGTCTGTGGAAAAAGAGCCGCCGCCTTGGCATTCTTCCGTCCAGCGAGGAACGGGAATGCGCGCTCCGGGCATGCGGATGGGAAAAGTTGTCCGTCCGTCAGGGAATGGCGGTCAAGGCGGTTCCTGGAATGAGGCTGGATTTGGGAGGCATGGGCAAGGGCTTTGCCTTGGACCGGATGGCGGAGCTGTTGACAACAAGGGGAGTATGTTCTTTTTTCATGGACAGCACCAGCGATGTTCTGGCTGGCGCTTCTCCTCCCGGGGAGCCGGGATGGCGGCTGCTGGTGGATACGGGAAATGGGCAGGGGGAAGTGTTGCTGTTGAGCCATGCGGCCGTTTCCACCTCCGGGAGCGCCCGTCAGATGGTGAAGATTGGCGGGAAAGCGTATTCCCACGTGCTTGATCCCCGGTCGGGGCTGGGCGTTACGGAAGGGAGGCAGGTGAGCGTCCGGGCGTCTTCCGCCGCGCTGGCGGATTCCCTGGCGACGGCAGGGTGTGTGATGCGTGAGGATCATTTCCGTTCCCTGACGGGCGGATTGCCGGGAGTGTCCGTTCCGGCTTTTTTTCAAAGTCCGCCATGTTCTACGGAGGAAACGCGGAAACGGGACGGCTTGCGGAAAGAGGGATGAATGGGGCCAATGAAAGGAATGGCAAAGCAACGACGTTTTTAAGGTACACCTTAATAACCCCGTTTATGAGATTGTGCCGTTTTTTACTTCCTGCCGTTGTCGGCGCCGCCGTATCCGCCTCCTTTGGGGCAGAGTTCCCCAATCCCTATCCTGCGCCCGCTTCCGGCGTCCGCCTGACTCCTGAAACTCCCCTTTCTCCCTCCATTAATGGCGCCCGTATCGTCGGGGCCGCCCCCGGCTCCCGCATGCTGTTCCAGATTCCCGTTTCCGGGGAGCGGCCCATGAAGATTCAGGCAGCAGGGCTTCCCCCGGGCCTGAAGATGGATTCGCGCGGATTGATTGCGGGTACCGTCCCGGCCGGGAAGAGGGAATACAAGGTAAATATTCAGGCTTCCAACAGGCATGGGAAGGACGTGAAAGAGCTGATTCTGAAGGTGGGGAACGAATTGTGCCTGACTCCGCCCATGGGCTGGAGCAGCTGGTATTCCTTCAGTGAGGCTGTAGGGCAGGAACATGTGCTGAAGACGGCCCGGCTTTTTGCGGAACGGGGACTGGTCAATCATGGCTGGACCTATATCAATATTGACGACTGCTGGCAGGGCAGACGCGGAGGGAAGTATGGAGCCATTCAACCCAATAAGCGTTTCCCTGACATGAAGGCCATGTGCGACGCTATTCACGCCATGGGCATGAAAGCGGGCATCTATTCCACGCCCTGGATGGGAACGTATGCCGGTTTTATCGGAGGGAGCGCGCCCAACGCCAAGTCGGACTACGGGGAAATGGCCATTCCGGAAAAGGAGCGCAAGCAGGAGGATCAGATTTTTGGGAGGTATCCGGGCGTTCATCGCAGAAAGGCGGATCATGTGGGAGCCGTCTGGCTGTTTGACCGTGACGCTAAACAATGGGCGGATTGGGGGTTCGATTATGTGAAGGTGGATTGGAACCCCAATGATGTGCCTACGACAAAGTGCATCCGCAAGGCGCTGGACGAGTCCGGAAGGGATATCGTGCTCAGCCTGTCCAATGCCGCTCCGTACGAACATGCGGAAGAGCTGGGCAAGCTGGCGAATTTATGGCGGACGACGGGGGATATCCAGGACCACTGGGGCAGCGTCAGCAGCATCGGTTTTTCCCAGGAACGCTGGCAGAAGCATATGCGCCCGGGACATTGGAATGACCCGGACATTCTCCAGATCGGAAAACTGGGCCAGCCCAACCAGCCCAACACCACATTTGTCCAGACGCGGCTGACTCCGGATGAACAGTACACCCATGTGACCCTGTGGTGCCTGCTGTCCGCTCCGCTCATTGTCTCCTGCGATTTGGAGCATATTGATTCGTTCACGATGGGGCTGCTTACCAATGACGAGGTGATAGCGGTGGATCAGGATCCGGCCGCCCGCCCCGCCCGTAAAGCGTGGAGCCAGGGGAATTTCCAGGTGTGGACGAAGGAGTTGTCCGACGGTTCCGTGGCGGCCGGTTTTTTCAATACCGGAAAGGAGAAAGGAATTTTGAAGGTGAATCTGAAGGAATTGGGGCTTTCCGGCGCGTATGAGGCAAGGGATCTCTGGAAACGCGCTGACCAGGGAACCGTGCAGGGGGAAATGGCGGTGGAATTGAACGGGCATGGAGCGTCCATGTTCCGGTTCAGCAAAAAGAAGTGACGGGAGGGAGGCAGGAGGTTTTGTATTTGTTCAGGGGCGGCGGGAACAGGCCGCTCCTGAACGTCTGTGGCAGGAGGGGGGAAACCGGCATCCAGAAGAAACGAGCCTTCTTTACAAAACCGCTTTTCTGCAATACCTGCGGCAGAT
This region of Akkermansia muciniphila genomic DNA includes:
- a CDS encoding FtsB family cell division protein translates to MLWRRRYYHRFTLAELEIRREKRALIVQRALRLFAIVLALCLTMLLSLVCFKPWKDLRSLEHERSFLQAHLEKSREQMEQAKNEFIWISQDPHYFEMIARDKGNLALPGEHILRIAEPKRLK
- the eno gene encoding phosphopyruvate hydratase, with product MEIIDVRGREIIDSRGNPTVEVDVALAGGAIGRASVPSGASTGEHEAWELRDGDARRYGGKGVLKAVENINKIIAPEISGHDATLQPAIDKIMIDLDGTPNKSRLGANAILGVSLAVAKAAAIQLNLPLFKYLGGPNAKVLPVPMMNIINGGAHSDSPIDFQEFMIMPKGAPTFRESLRYGAEVFHALKEVLHDRGLSTAVGDEGGFAPALKSADDALECIAQAVKRAGYALGTDIFIALDVASSEFYDPSRNLYVFKKSDGMGRTAEELTAYYQELQKKYPIISIEDGCAENDWQGWEQLTKAMGGNTQLVGDDLFVTNVEFLNQGISRHVANAVLVKVNQIGSLTETLDTVELAKDNKYSAIISHRSGETEDATIADIAVATNAGQIKTGSLSRSDRMAKYNQLLRIEEELGDDAIYGGKIHIL
- a CDS encoding FAD:protein FMN transferase, producing the protein MSSFFRQAVFPACCACLLSAAGAVRGQEGGMELPSVEPLSCAHAPDGRVTVRGAVMGTVFTVRAYPGSGMDAEEAEKICREALACAVHWEKVMSAMDAESGLARLNAAEYGISVPVSPELERVLLLALDYARLTNGAFDPTLGPCIRLWKKSRRLGILPSSEERECALRACGWEKLSVRQGMAVKAVPGMRLDLGGMGKGFALDRMAELLTTRGVCSFFMDSTSDVLAGASPPGEPGWRLLVDTGNGQGEVLLLSHAAVSTSGSARQMVKIGGKAYSHVLDPRSGLGVTEGRQVSVRASSAALADSLATAGCVMREDHFRSLTGGLPGVSVPAFFQSPPCSTEETRKRDGLRKEG
- a CDS encoding glycoside hydrolase family 27 protein — protein: MRLCRFLLPAVVGAAVSASFGAEFPNPYPAPASGVRLTPETPLSPSINGARIVGAAPGSRMLFQIPVSGERPMKIQAAGLPPGLKMDSRGLIAGTVPAGKREYKVNIQASNRHGKDVKELILKVGNELCLTPPMGWSSWYSFSEAVGQEHVLKTARLFAERGLVNHGWTYINIDDCWQGRRGGKYGAIQPNKRFPDMKAMCDAIHAMGMKAGIYSTPWMGTYAGFIGGSAPNAKSDYGEMAIPEKERKQEDQIFGRYPGVHRRKADHVGAVWLFDRDAKQWADWGFDYVKVDWNPNDVPTTKCIRKALDESGRDIVLSLSNAAPYEHAEELGKLANLWRTTGDIQDHWGSVSSIGFSQERWQKHMRPGHWNDPDILQIGKLGQPNQPNTTFVQTRLTPDEQYTHVTLWCLLSAPLIVSCDLEHIDSFTMGLLTNDEVIAVDQDPAARPARKAWSQGNFQVWTKELSDGSVAAGFFNTGKEKGILKVNLKELGLSGAYEARDLWKRADQGTVQGEMAVELNGHGASMFRFSKKK